In the genome of Hyphobacterium sp. CCMP332, one region contains:
- a CDS encoding AhpC/TSA family protein — MTKKDNEFIIEGKVNYLRDGFVKVIIRKGEGLVTLDSAKVNDDSTFVLKGIIEDPQYAQLNFFDKQIGIFPLTPDKFTAQADGNQSGGKFEVYGTEEAALHKKLTSTIEDYQLDLMELKQKLTYAMGANEESKSDDIRNELIGKLDSQNEWVKSFVDSLGTGNIVAGYALVNYLNPVEQFDYFDQKVKEIEAKEELNEFEIRFISQFNNKRAEIEQAVAEQKIKREMEQKLAIGKQMPDIALPNPEGKTLKLSDYRGKVVLVDFWAGWCRPCRQENPNLVAAYKKYNKKGFEIFGVSLDKNKEQWLNAIEQDNMTWPQVSDLQYWQSGVVKDFNITGIPANFLLDEKGIIIARNLRGPALHSKLEQVL; from the coding sequence ATGACGAAAAAAGACAATGAGTTTATTATCGAGGGAAAAGTAAATTATCTACGGGATGGATTCGTCAAGGTAATCATTAGAAAAGGTGAGGGGCTTGTAACTCTTGATAGTGCGAAAGTCAATGATGATTCCACTTTTGTTTTAAAAGGTATTATTGAAGATCCCCAATATGCGCAACTAAATTTCTTTGATAAACAAATCGGTATTTTTCCATTGACGCCTGATAAATTTACTGCCCAAGCCGACGGAAATCAAAGCGGTGGAAAATTTGAAGTATATGGAACCGAAGAAGCTGCACTTCACAAAAAGCTCACTTCTACCATTGAGGACTATCAATTGGATTTAATGGAACTCAAACAAAAACTAACTTATGCAATGGGCGCCAATGAGGAATCAAAATCTGACGATATCAGAAATGAATTAATTGGAAAACTAGATTCTCAGAATGAGTGGGTTAAATCCTTTGTTGATTCCCTTGGAACAGGAAATATCGTTGCAGGATATGCCCTGGTAAATTATCTCAATCCTGTAGAACAATTTGACTATTTTGATCAAAAGGTCAAGGAAATAGAGGCCAAAGAAGAATTAAATGAATTTGAAATTAGATTTATTAGCCAGTTTAATAATAAAAGAGCAGAGATCGAACAGGCGGTTGCAGAGCAAAAAATCAAAAGAGAAATGGAGCAAAAATTGGCAATTGGAAAGCAAATGCCTGACATTGCCCTTCCCAACCCCGAAGGTAAAACTTTAAAATTATCAGATTATCGCGGAAAGGTCGTTTTAGTTGATTTTTGGGCAGGATGGTGTCGACCATGTCGACAGGAAAACCCAAATCTTGTAGCAGCTTACAAAAAATACAACAAAAAAGGATTTGAAATATTTGGGGTATCCCTCGATAAAAACAAGGAACAATGGCTAAATGCAATAGAGCAGGACAATATGACCTGGCCTCAGGTATCTGATCTTCAATACTGGCAATCCGGTGTTGTAAAAGATTTCAATATTACCGGAATTCCGGCTAATTTCCTTTTGGATGA